Below is a window of Apis mellifera strain DH4 linkage group LG15, Amel_HAv3.1, whole genome shotgun sequence DNA.
TGGAGCAATCACCTGATTGGtcgaattgaaatatgaaGTCGATGCGCggaaggaaaataaagaaaagatagtGCTCACTATCCCAGAGTTCTCTCTTCCGGTCAATCCCCCTAGAAATTCGTGGTGGCCAATTCGAGGAGATCCCGAAGTGTACACATCCCCGGtacatttgattaaattttctctctttcgaccTATAGCCTGCGATTGAGACTTGGTCCTAACGCGGTACACTGCCCTCTCCTGAcagaaaacgaaacgaaagaaaaaccgTCGTCAGTATGACTTAACATGGACTCAACCTACACGTTTACACGtccatagttttttttaaatattttttgtacatcGATTGTGTACAAGATACTATCTCTAATTATtgtctcttttttaaataaaaggaagaaaaaaaaaagaaaaaagaaacaagagaagaaaaaagaaaacgaaagaagagaaagtttttttcaaaCCGGGAGCGAAGAATGCAACCCGGGGGTGTGTtaaggaaaacaaaaaaatgaaagaagcaAATTTACATGTTAAACTTTGATTATTGTTGTTTCTCACCAACGAGGTTCCAGTCATCGCCATATTGTCTTGTGCCGGCTccgcgttttttctttttcttactcTTCCCAGTAGACGATGCTGCTATCGTGGCGTTTATTGCCTCTCGAACTGCTGTTTTTGCACTTTGTACGTCTTCCATACTAGGTTCTGTTCTCACTTTCGTTAATGTTACACTAgttccttttaaattaattccattttctGGTATTGGTTGACCATTTGTTACTTTACTGATTTGTATATTAGCTAGACCACTTAGAGTTGTGCAATCTGGGGTCAATCTGCTTCTTAATTCTGCCAAACTTGATGGAATAATACCATTAGTAtgtttcaaatttgaattttctgtCGCCATTTTGGACGGGAGATCGccttttacaatataatctgGTTTTGGAGGTGATGTAAGACCTGCATTAATTGCCTGTTGTAATGCAGGGCTCCTAATAGTAACCATACCATTTTccgatacttttataattgctGCCTGTTGAGTTGGTGGCACTTTCATTGGACCAAATGCAGGATTTCTTATAGTCACCATATTAGTATTTGGATTATGAAGTATTCTAGCAGGTTCATCTGCATGATCATTCATAAAAAGATCATTATTTTGTACTATTGTTTGATTTGACATATTGCTGGAATTTgcaacatttttattcttcttttttttctttttgttagtACTGCTCTGATTTTGTTGTGTTTCTTTAGATATGTCTGTAATGATGAAGTAATaagttattgttataaatatatatattatataaaattatatatatatatatatatatatatatatatatattatataaaattatatatatttttatatattatataattttatatatattaaaatatagaatattttacttacCTTTTTCTATGGATTTAGGTAAAAGATcttgtttcaattttcctgTATCTACTACAATTACATTTCCACCTGCCTGAGAACTTGCATAACTCGATTGAACACCGCTCATTGGTGCAGCGATTATTGTGGTTTGTTTCGGTGGATTTACTGGTTTAGGTAAAGGTGCAGATCTGATTGGTAAAGGTTTCGCAGGAGCATCTACTTTCGTTATCGTAATACCAGgtggtaattttaaattttctatattaattttagaatttacacCAATATCCTTGAATTGACTGCTCAATGgtgaattaattctttcagTAGTTCTTTCTGATTGTACTTCCGATCGTTGTTTGATACTTATCTGATTCGTCATTttagtttgaattttttgcgCATCGTTCTTTGTCTGCTTAATAGTGATATtagatgtatttttattatttttattggaatttaattGTCCATTTTTATCTTGCGACTGgatttttgatttcttattattttcattattgatattCAAGTTTTGTGATGACTTTTGTGAAGTTGGCGTTTGAGGTGGagtattcattttattctgcTTCTTTCCAGATATATTTTGcgattgatttttgtttttatttacaacGTTTTGTTGTAacacattttctttattttctgtatttcttttgtcttttttaGATTTCGTGATATTTTGTTGTTGAATCTTCTTATCATCTAATTGTTTTCCTTtgcttttatcattatttgattgttgtttcatattattcttaccgtcacaaattttattctgcATTTGttgtttcgaattattcatttGCTTATTGCCCTGttgtaatgaattattactattactattagtataattgttattattattattatttgttttagttttctttttctttccactaatattttgattttgttcATTCTCCAATTTTAAACTGGCGACTTCTTTTGTCTGACCATTCACCaatgtaaataaaactttatcttCAGCTGGTGTTTGACCTTTTAATGTAATCGTAACTGTCGGTTCTGCGCTATTAGATTCCATAACTCTTTTAATCGTCACAATTTGAGGTTGAGTTTCTGTCTGAACaggtttctttgtttcttcttttgcttttacttcttccattttcttcattctttttttcaacttttttctttctttctttgtcaattttttatcatttaaatcaataGTTAATGATTTCTCCacagtattatttttcatatttgtgcTATTGATACTGTTtatctgtattttatttttattgctaaTTTCAGTTTTGTCACTTTTAAtggctattttattatttatctgacCTGAGACCATTATTTTATcagttttattaatacttttgttttttatattgatattcacAGGTGCAGTCTTTGTTTTGGTATTTATACTACTTGTACTAATACTACTACTGCTGCTGCTACAGCTACTGCTACTAGTATTACTACTATTGCTACAGATTTCTTGtttgtctttctttttattacttaattgttttataatcgGCAACGCTACTGGAGGTGATGTAGGTAAAATAGATACTTCAGGTAGATTACACTGAGGTAATAATCTTTGAGGAACAGGTTTTTGTGGATCTACAACGGTAATTGTTACTTCTGGTGTCTTTTTCTGTAATTCTATTAGTTTTTGTCTTTCTGCCTCTTGCCTATCTCTTTTAAGCTTTTCTTCTAgctataacaaataaaattttaaattaattttttatataattaataaggaaaaaaatattgatttcaatttatattattatattatattaacctTGCGTTGCTTCTGTCTAGCTTTTTTCTCAGCCTTTTTattgttatctttttttccattttgatTACCTTCAATGAATTCTAAAAGTTCCTCCAGATCTCTTTGATCTCGTTGATCTGTTTGAACTACAGAAACAGTTGAAACTGGAGTATTTAATCTAGGCATGATATTTGCTACTGTTTTTGTTTCTGTACTTGTATCAGATACCACTGATTCTGAGGGACTTTTCGAAGGACTACATGTAACTTTACACTTTCTAGcctttttctttgttaataattGTCGTAAACGTTCTctcatttcattataatttctacTAACAGGCGCTACTGAAggctaaataaatatatttatataaaataatatattagtatatgtacgaaataaaaatgataaaaatctgcTTACAACACCATGGCCAAATACTTCGCAATAACAACAATCGCAATGTCTACTAGAATCTCTTTGTGCTGAACTACTGGTAGAACAAGAATCCTCTTGACTACTTCCGGAATCCGAACAATCTCCATCTCCGGAACTCactaaaaaatgtatataatatatatatatatatacatacacacattttttttatttaacaaaagagaaaaaaaaaagaaaaaaaaaaataattatgaaatgaaaaaaaaaatagtttaatgaATACTGACAGTCGTTACACGAGACTCTTTTAATATGCTCAACATTAGCCTGTTTGTGACAGGCATGCGACGAATGATTGCTATGTGCATGAGATCTATGAGTGGGACCCATATTTTTTACCAAATCTGGAAGAGGCCCATGTGTATGAGAATGAGTGGTAcctatttaaattcaaagaagatatattttttgttatatctttctcttgaattttgataaaagtattttttaaaaaattatgtataaaattatttaataattgtttatttatgtttaccTTGATGTGTTGTATGATTATGAGCGGTATTTGGTGTTTGAGTTGTCGAATGTCGCGTTTGCGTTTGAGCAGACTGTGTAGTACCAGATTTTACTGTAGGTTTAGATGGCTCCTGATTACTTTTGATAGTAGACGGCGATACTGGCTTTGAATGACCATTTGGTACAACCGTTTCAGGTACgcctaataatattttcaaatatcatcatattattaaagtattattaaagtattataatagtattaaaacaaaaattttgttattgacaataagaaataaaatttcttttttataattacattttgttAGACAGGGACAAGTATCCCATATTTTTCGCTTGGAGTTTAATAAACACAAACAAGGTGGATTTTCTAGcaccatttttctttctgttaTCTCTCTTACATGCTGATATACACATGAACAAGGTTGTGTATCAGATGTCCATAAATCAATATcttcatttgtatttatttcatttccatcattttttatttcttttatttctagatcttctagttttttctttacttgtGTTGCCGAAAAATTAGCTGTATCTTCTatagtaaaattaaacaaaaaattaaacatataatataaattttactaatatGTTACAGCAATCTTTACCTAAAAAACCATTTGTGAGTTGTGGAAAAGGATTTTCTAAtggtaatatgatattttcagtatcacttttattaatctgtaaattaattattaatgttatattaataaattttaataatgttatattaataaaactaaaaataactgaaataaaaaaattcttacagTAGAAGATATTGCAGGTCCTATACACATATGACATTCGcaactttttccttcttctacaTTATTTTCCAAACAAGTTCCTTCGATTTGAGTCCTTTTTGAAAaacattcatatattaatacaaaagaaagaaaaaaataattataacgattATAATTCATGTACATAATAACAGTACTTGACTGATCTCATTGCAGACTGTACTAAATGGCAAGTTGCACAAgcataatcaaaaaaatcttccTGTCCATTAGTGTAAATGTCTGTAACAGGTTGTGCACCTGCTACATCGGATAATTTTTGTCGTAGAGATTTTACAACTTTACTCCAatcatctaataaaatttgtagtaTTTCGATACTTGGAGGCATATCAGGTGAATCCAAACTTAAATCTGGAGTAGGGCTTAGAGATCTATTATCCATTTCTGATACATCAACTTTTGCTTGTGATGTAAGCGTCAAAAGTTGTCCATCTGTTTCTTGAAATTCActgtaataagaataaatatcgaaatcagtgatttacgaaaatatatgaactatattttatttttatattgacatACTTTTCAATGTCAGgcgttttatttaacataCGCGGTTCCAGAAGTTTGCTAGTTGCTGTGAATATTTCCCTTACTTGTCTAAGATGGGTCATTCGACATGCTTGTTCTGCACTGAAATACGCACCGCTTATGAAACTTTGTTCATAGATTTTCTTTCCTGGGATTGTGATCAGTTGATATAGttgtattattgttaaaatataatcacatTGTCACTTACTTGTACTTGTCCATCCATGATTCAGTTTCTGCC
It encodes the following:
- the LOC727223 gene encoding uncharacterized protein LOC727223 isoform X2, encoding MSGSDGEDGQCNRTRESNVVAMDDVLVKKHTDDILHDGCISSEDDFTRQESDWAVNYMEDAVRSPVVADSVPVASVALDESVVDEFVKGARGPDNMELNTMQMRPKTVIENSNTTVSLESPFRGKEMCSCNVCKAKRELLGEELQKAIKFQNLWTELRQHIRGSFNIALEASRIPGGLQFHQTPFSADDTHKIVLQLCKRNPHQLFMRLVSLAQEFVIEVKVHLLALLHDLSVNNLAEVFLTGLLDDYDALITTAVKISKFVKLLKDHLGKFYYKFPLPWTAFIKKLYQIYIYDDPFIQDNLPPFIGQLRKLLPLKGSEYQRLVHRYLWFDKEMTVIRDLWAETESWMDKYNAEQACRMTHLRQVREIFTATSKLLEPRMLNKTPDIENEFQETDGQLLTLTSQAKVDVSEMDNRSLSPTPDLSLDSPDMPPSIEILQILLDDWSKVVKSLRQKLSDVAGAQPVTDIYTNGQEDFFDYACATCHLVQSAMRSVKTQIEGTCLENNVEEGKSCECHMCIGPAISSTINKSDTENIILPLENPFPQLTNGFLEDTANFSATQVKKKLEDLEIKEIKNDGNEINTNEDIDLWTSDTQPCSCVYQHVREITERKMVLENPPCLCLLNSKRKIWDTCPCLTKCVPETVVPNGHSKPVSPSTIKSNQEPSKPTVKSGTTQSAQTQTRHSTTQTPNTAHNHTTHQGTTHSHTHGPLPDLVKNMGPTHRSHAHSNHSSHACHKQANVEHIKRVSCNDLSSGDGDCSDSGSSQEDSCSTSSSAQRDSSRHCDCCYCEVFGHGVPSVAPVSRNYNEMRERLRQLLTKKKARKCKVTCSPSKSPSESVVSDTSTETKTVANIMPRLNTPVSTVSVVQTDQRDQRDLEELLEFIEGNQNGKKDNNKKAEKKARQKQRKLEEKLKRDRQEAERQKLIELQKKTPEVTITVVDPQKPVPQRLLPQCNLPEVSILPTSPPVALPIIKQLSNKKKDKQEICSNSSNTSSSSCSSSSSSISTSSINTKTKTAPVNINIKNKSINKTDKIMVSGQINNKIAIKSDKTEISNKNKIQINSINSTNMKNNTVEKSLTIDLNDKKLTKKERKKLKKRMKKMEEVKAKEETKKPVQTETQPQIVTIKRVMESNSAEPTVTITLKGQTPAEDKVLFTLVNGQTKEVASLKLENEQNQNISGKKKKTKTNNNNNNNYTNSNSNNSLQQGNKQMNNSKQQMQNKICDGKNNMKQQSNNDKSKGKQLDDKKIQQQNITKSKKDKRNTENKENVLQQNVVNKNKNQSQNISGKKQNKMNTPPQTPTSQKSSQNLNINNENNKKSKIQSQDKNGQLNSNKNNKNTSNITIKQTKNDAQKIQTKMTNQISIKQRSEVQSERTTERINSPLSSQFKDIGVNSKINIENLKLPPGITITKVDAPAKPLPIRSAPLPKPVNPPKQTTIIAAPMSGVQSSYASSQAGGNVIVVDTGKLKQDLLPKSIEKDISKETQQNQSSTNKKKKKKNKNVANSSNMSNQTIVQNNDLFMNDHADEPARILHNPNTNMVTIRNPAFGPMKVPPTQQAAIIKVSENGMVTIRSPALQQAINAGLTSPPKPDYIVKGDLPSKMATENSNLKHTNGIIPSSLAELRSRLTPDCTTLSGLANIQISKVTNGQPIPENGINLKGTSVTLTKVRTEPSMEDVQSAKTAVREAINATIAASSTGKSKKKKKRGAGTRQYGDDWNLVESVFTPKDIDLEDGEMDDAERELEAFKRFCLQSVPPPRKEKVNLNIKDIVLKKKSSSSSSSSTAAAVIAAN
- the LOC727223 gene encoding uncharacterized protein LOC727223 isoform X1 is translated as MSGSDGEDGQCNRTRESNVVAMDDVLVKKHTDDILHDGCISSEDDFTRQESDWAVNYMEDAVRSPVVADSVPVASVALDESVVDEFVKGARGPDNMELNTMQMRPKTVIENSNTTVSLESPFRGKEMCSCNVCKAKRELLGEELQKAIKFQNLWTELRQHIRGSFNIALEASRIPGGLQFHQTPFSADDTHKIVLQLCKRNPHQLFMRLVSLAQEFVIEVKVHLLALLHDLSVNNLAEVFLTGLLDDYDALITTAVKISKFVKLLKDHLGKFYYKFPLPWTAFIKKLYQIYIYDDPFIQDNLPPFIGQVLQLRKLLPLKGSEYQRLVHRYLWFDKEMTVIRDLWAETESWMDKYNAEQACRMTHLRQVREIFTATSKLLEPRMLNKTPDIENEFQETDGQLLTLTSQAKVDVSEMDNRSLSPTPDLSLDSPDMPPSIEILQILLDDWSKVVKSLRQKLSDVAGAQPVTDIYTNGQEDFFDYACATCHLVQSAMRSVKTQIEGTCLENNVEEGKSCECHMCIGPAISSTINKSDTENIILPLENPFPQLTNGFLEDTANFSATQVKKKLEDLEIKEIKNDGNEINTNEDIDLWTSDTQPCSCVYQHVREITERKMVLENPPCLCLLNSKRKIWDTCPCLTKCVPETVVPNGHSKPVSPSTIKSNQEPSKPTVKSGTTQSAQTQTRHSTTQTPNTAHNHTTHQGTTHSHTHGPLPDLVKNMGPTHRSHAHSNHSSHACHKQANVEHIKRVSCNDLSSGDGDCSDSGSSQEDSCSTSSSAQRDSSRHCDCCYCEVFGHGVPSVAPVSRNYNEMRERLRQLLTKKKARKCKVTCSPSKSPSESVVSDTSTETKTVANIMPRLNTPVSTVSVVQTDQRDQRDLEELLEFIEGNQNGKKDNNKKAEKKARQKQRKLEEKLKRDRQEAERQKLIELQKKTPEVTITVVDPQKPVPQRLLPQCNLPEVSILPTSPPVALPIIKQLSNKKKDKQEICSNSSNTSSSSCSSSSSSISTSSINTKTKTAPVNINIKNKSINKTDKIMVSGQINNKIAIKSDKTEISNKNKIQINSINSTNMKNNTVEKSLTIDLNDKKLTKKERKKLKKRMKKMEEVKAKEETKKPVQTETQPQIVTIKRVMESNSAEPTVTITLKGQTPAEDKVLFTLVNGQTKEVASLKLENEQNQNISGKKKKTKTNNNNNNNYTNSNSNNSLQQGNKQMNNSKQQMQNKICDGKNNMKQQSNNDKSKGKQLDDKKIQQQNITKSKKDKRNTENKENVLQQNVVNKNKNQSQNISGKKQNKMNTPPQTPTSQKSSQNLNINNENNKKSKIQSQDKNGQLNSNKNNKNTSNITIKQTKNDAQKIQTKMTNQISIKQRSEVQSERTTERINSPLSSQFKDIGVNSKINIENLKLPPGITITKVDAPAKPLPIRSAPLPKPVNPPKQTTIIAAPMSGVQSSYASSQAGGNVIVVDTGKLKQDLLPKSIEKDISKETQQNQSSTNKKKKKKNKNVANSSNMSNQTIVQNNDLFMNDHADEPARILHNPNTNMVTIRNPAFGPMKVPPTQQAAIIKVSENGMVTIRSPALQQAINAGLTSPPKPDYIVKGDLPSKMATENSNLKHTNGIIPSSLAELRSRLTPDCTTLSGLANIQISKVTNGQPIPENGINLKGTSVTLTKVRTEPSMEDVQSAKTAVREAINATIAASSTGKSKKKKKRGAGTRQYGDDWNLVESVFTPKDIDLEDGEMDDAERELEAFKRFCLQSVPPPRKEKVNLNIKDIVLKKKSSSSSSSSTAAAVIAAN
- the LOC727223 gene encoding uncharacterized protein LOC727223 isoform X3, translated to MSGSDGEDGQCNRTRESNVVAMDDVLVKKHTDDILHDGCISSEDDFTRQESDWAVNYMEDAVRSPVVADSVPVASVALDESVVDEFVKGARGPDNMELNTMQMRPKTVIENSNTTVSLESPFRGKEMCSCNVCKAKRELLGEELQKAIKFQNLWTELRQHIRGSFNIALEASRIPGGLQFHQTPFSADDTHKIVLQLCKRNPHQLFMRLVSLAQEFVIEVKVHLLALLHDLSVNNLAEVFLTGLLDDYDALITTAVKISKFVKLLKDHLGKFYYKFPLPWTAFIKKLYQIYIYDDPFIQDNLPPFIGQVLQLRKLLPLKGSEYQRLVHRYLWFDKEMTVIRDLWAETESWMDKYNAEQACRMTHLRQVREIFTATSKLLEPRMLNKTPDIENEFQETDGQLLTLTSQAKVDVSEMDNRSLSPTPDLSLDSPDMPPSIEILQILLDDWSKVVKSLRQKLSDVAGAQPVTDIYTNGQEDFFDYACATCHLVQSAMRSVKTQIEGTCLENNVEEGKSCECHMCIGPAISSTINKSDTENIILPLENPFPQLTNGFLEDTANFSATQVKKKLEDLEIKEIKNDGNEINTNEDIDLWTSDTQPCSCVYQHVREITERKMVLENPPCLCLLNSKRKIWDTCPCLTKCVPETVVPNGHSKPVSPSTIKSNQEPSKPTVKSGTTQSAQTQTRHSTTQTPNTAHNHTTHQDLVKNMGPTHRSHAHSNHSSHACHKQANVEHIKRVSCNDLSSGDGDCSDSGSSQEDSCSTSSSAQRDSSRHCDCCYCEVFGHGVPSVAPVSRNYNEMRERLRQLLTKKKARKCKVTCSPSKSPSESVVSDTSTETKTVANIMPRLNTPVSTVSVVQTDQRDQRDLEELLEFIEGNQNGKKDNNKKAEKKARQKQRKLEEKLKRDRQEAERQKLIELQKKTPEVTITVVDPQKPVPQRLLPQCNLPEVSILPTSPPVALPIIKQLSNKKKDKQEICSNSSNTSSSSCSSSSSSISTSSINTKTKTAPVNINIKNKSINKTDKIMVSGQINNKIAIKSDKTEISNKNKIQINSINSTNMKNNTVEKSLTIDLNDKKLTKKERKKLKKRMKKMEEVKAKEETKKPVQTETQPQIVTIKRVMESNSAEPTVTITLKGQTPAEDKVLFTLVNGQTKEVASLKLENEQNQNISGKKKKTKTNNNNNNNYTNSNSNNSLQQGNKQMNNSKQQMQNKICDGKNNMKQQSNNDKSKGKQLDDKKIQQQNITKSKKDKRNTENKENVLQQNVVNKNKNQSQNISGKKQNKMNTPPQTPTSQKSSQNLNINNENNKKSKIQSQDKNGQLNSNKNNKNTSNITIKQTKNDAQKIQTKMTNQISIKQRSEVQSERTTERINSPLSSQFKDIGVNSKINIENLKLPPGITITKVDAPAKPLPIRSAPLPKPVNPPKQTTIIAAPMSGVQSSYASSQAGGNVIVVDTGKLKQDLLPKSIEKDISKETQQNQSSTNKKKKKKNKNVANSSNMSNQTIVQNNDLFMNDHADEPARILHNPNTNMVTIRNPAFGPMKVPPTQQAAIIKVSENGMVTIRSPALQQAINAGLTSPPKPDYIVKGDLPSKMATENSNLKHTNGIIPSSLAELRSRLTPDCTTLSGLANIQISKVTNGQPIPENGINLKGTSVTLTKVRTEPSMEDVQSAKTAVREAINATIAASSTGKSKKKKKRGAGTRQYGDDWNLVESVFTPKDIDLEDGEMDDAERELEAFKRFCLQSVPPPRKEKVNLNIKDIVLKKKSSSSSSSSTAAAVIAAN
- the LOC727223 gene encoding uncharacterized protein LOC727223 isoform X5, producing the protein MSGSDGEDGQCNRTRESNVVAMDDVLVKKHTDDILHDGCISSEDDFTRQESDWAVNYMEDAVRSPVVADSVPVASVALDESVVDEFVKGARGPDNMELNTMQMRPKTVIENSNTTVSLESPFRGKEMCSCNVCKAKRELLGEELQKAIKFQNLWTELRQHIRGSFNIALEASRIPGGLQFHQTPFSADDTHKIVLQLCKRNPHQLFMRLVSLAQEFVIEVKVHLLALLHDLSVNNLAEVFLTGLLDDYDALITTAVKISKFVKLLKDHLGKFYYKFPLPWTAFIKKLYQIYIYDDPFIQDNLPPFIGQVLQLRKLLPLKGSEYQRLVHRYLWFDKEMTVIRDLWAETESWMDKYNAEQACRMTHLRQVREIFTATSKLLEPRMLNKTPDIENEFQETDGQLLTLTSQAKVDVSEMDNRSLSPTPDLSLDSPDMPPSIEILQILLDDWSKVVKSLRQKLSDVAGAQPVTDIYTNGQEDFFDYACATCHLVQSAMRSVKTQIEGTCLENNVEEGKSCECHMCIGPAISSTINKSDTENIILPLENPFPQLTNGFLEDTANFSATQVKKKLEDLEIKEIKNDGNEINTNEDIDLWTSDTQPCSCVYQHVREITERKMVLENPPCLCLLNSKRKIWDTCPCLTKCVPETVVPNGHSKPVSPSTIKSNQEPSKPTVKSGTTQSAQTQTRHSTTQTPNTAHNHTTHQGTTHSHTHGPLPDLVKNMGPTHRSHAHSNHSSHACHKQANVEHIKRVSCNDLSSGDGDCSDSGSSQEDSCSTSSSAQRDSSRHCDCCYCEVFGHGVPSVAPVSRNYNEMRERLRQLLTKKKARKCKVTCSPSKSPSESVVSDTSTETKTVANIMPRLNTPVSTVSVVQTDQRDQRDLEELLEFIEGNQNGKKDNNKKAEKKARQKQRKLEEKLKRDRQEAERQKLIELQKKTPEVTITVVDPQKPVPQRLLPQCNLPEVSILPTSPPVALPIIKQLSNKKKDKQEICSNSSNTSSSSCSSSSSSISTSSINTKTKTAPVNINIKNKSINKTDKIMVSGQINNKIAIKSDKTEISNKNKIQINSINSTNMKNNTVEKSLTIDLNDKKLTKKERKKLKKRMKKMEEVKAKEETKKPVQTETQPQIVTIKRVMESNSAEPTVTITLKGQTPAEDKVLFTLVNGQTKEVASLKLENEQNQNISGKKKKTKTNNNNNNNYTNSNSNNSLQQGNKQMNNSKQQMQNKICDGKNNMKQQSNNDKSKGKQLDDKKIQQQNITKSKKDKRNTENKENVLQQNVVNKNKNQSQNISGKKQNKMNTPPQTPTSQKSSQNLNINNENNKKSKIQSQDKNGQLNSNKNNKNTSNITIKQTKNDAQKIQTKMTNQISIKQRSEVQSERTTERINSPLSSQFKDIGVNSKINIENLKLPPGITITKVDAPAKPLPIRSAPLPKPVNPPKQTTIIAAPMSGVQSSYASSQAGGNVIVVDTGKLKQDLLPKSIEKDISKETQQNQSSTNKKKKKKNKNVANSSNMSNQTIVQNNDLFMNDHADEPARILHNPNTNMVTIRNPAFGPMKVPPTQQAAIIKVSENGMVTIRSPALQQAINAGLTSPPKPDYIVKGDLPSKMATENSNLKHTNGIIPSSLAELRSRLTPDCTTLSGLANIQISKVTNGQPIPENGINLKGTSVTLTKVRTEPSMEDVQSAKTAVREAINATIAASSTGKSKKKKKRGAGTRQYGDDWNLVGEKQQ
- the LOC727223 gene encoding uncharacterized protein LOC727223 isoform X4; this encodes MSGSDGEDGQCNRTRESNVVAMDDVLVKKHTDDILHDGCISSEDDFTRQESDWAVNYMEDAVRSPVVADSVPVASVALDESVVDEFVKGARGPDNMELNTMQMRPKTVIENSNTTVSLESPFRGKEMCSCNVCKAKRELLGEELQKAIKFQNLWTELRQHIRGSFNIALEASRIPGGLQFHQTPFSADDTHKIVLQLCKRNPHQLFMRLVSLAQEFVIEVKVHLLALLHDLSVNNLAEVFLTGLLDDYDALITTAVKISKFVKLLKDHLGKFYYKFPLPWTAFIKKLYQIYIYDDPFIQDNLPPFIGQVLQLRKLLPLKGSEYQRLVHRYLWFDKEMTVIRDLWAETESWMDKYNAEQACRMTHLRQVREIFTATSKLLEPRMLNKTPDIENEFQETDGQLLTLTSQAKVDVSEMDNRSLSPTPDLSLDSPDMPPSIEILQILLDDWSKVVKSLRQKLSDVAGAQPVTDIYTNGQEDFFDYACATCHLVQSAMRSVKTQIEGTCLENNVEEGKSCECHMCIGPAISSTINKSDTENIILPLENPFPQLTNGFLEDTANFSATQVKKKLEDLEIKEIKNDGNEINTNEDIDLWTSDTQPCSCVYQHVREITERKMVLENPPCLCLLNSKRKIWDTCPCLTKCVPETVVPNGHSKPVSPSTIKSNQEPSKPTVKSGTTQSAQTQTRHSTTQTPNTAHNHTTHQVSSGDGDCSDSGSSQEDSCSTSSSAQRDSSRHCDCCYCEVFGHGVPSVAPVSRNYNEMRERLRQLLTKKKARKCKVTCSPSKSPSESVVSDTSTETKTVANIMPRLNTPVSTVSVVQTDQRDQRDLEELLEFIEGNQNGKKDNNKKAEKKARQKQRKLEEKLKRDRQEAERQKLIELQKKTPEVTITVVDPQKPVPQRLLPQCNLPEVSILPTSPPVALPIIKQLSNKKKDKQEICSNSSNTSSSSCSSSSSSISTSSINTKTKTAPVNINIKNKSINKTDKIMVSGQINNKIAIKSDKTEISNKNKIQINSINSTNMKNNTVEKSLTIDLNDKKLTKKERKKLKKRMKKMEEVKAKEETKKPVQTETQPQIVTIKRVMESNSAEPTVTITLKGQTPAEDKVLFTLVNGQTKEVASLKLENEQNQNISGKKKKTKTNNNNNNNYTNSNSNNSLQQGNKQMNNSKQQMQNKICDGKNNMKQQSNNDKSKGKQLDDKKIQQQNITKSKKDKRNTENKENVLQQNVVNKNKNQSQNISGKKQNKMNTPPQTPTSQKSSQNLNINNENNKKSKIQSQDKNGQLNSNKNNKNTSNITIKQTKNDAQKIQTKMTNQISIKQRSEVQSERTTERINSPLSSQFKDIGVNSKINIENLKLPPGITITKVDAPAKPLPIRSAPLPKPVNPPKQTTIIAAPMSGVQSSYASSQAGGNVIVVDTGKLKQDLLPKSIEKDISKETQQNQSSTNKKKKKKNKNVANSSNMSNQTIVQNNDLFMNDHADEPARILHNPNTNMVTIRNPAFGPMKVPPTQQAAIIKVSENGMVTIRSPALQQAINAGLTSPPKPDYIVKGDLPSKMATENSNLKHTNGIIPSSLAELRSRLTPDCTTLSGLANIQISKVTNGQPIPENGINLKGTSVTLTKVRTEPSMEDVQSAKTAVREAINATIAASSTGKSKKKKKRGAGTRQYGDDWNLVESVFTPKDIDLEDGEMDDAERELEAFKRFCLQSVPPPRKEKVNLNIKDIVLKKKSSSSSSSSTAAAVIAAN